ttttttttcgtttagctgcgatttgaagggtttgaatgGGCTTTGAGAATCCCTGAAACCATGTCTCCCGGCATTGGGTTCATCGGAGCCTTACCATTTTTCACCGGAGGGCTAGCAGTCTTCACTGGTGGCTGGAGTGACCGGCGGCAGCCTGTGTCTAACTATAGAGCGGTGGCGACGGCAGTGAACTGCTTAAATTTTCTTCCATTAACATAGAAAGGGGATGGGGATAATTTCTCTTTTTGTCGAAAAAAATCCAGTGTTAGGAGGTTGAATAACTCACAAGGACAAAATGCTCTTTTCATTCAACCACTGTCAGCAAACAAAACTATAATACGAGGGGTGTCtaagtaattttttattttctcaaaatagaaaaaataaccAACAGCAATAGCTTCCATTTCCCAAGAGATGTCTAGGCTTCTAGGATCAAGGCCATTCTAGCCAATAACTTGGCCTATGCAATTGCAGCCTGACCTGGATATGATACCATATTCAGGCCCTACGAAAGCCCTGGAAATAACCAAATGGAACACCAGATATGTTTTCTTCACAAGCACTCGTACCATCCTCCGTTTCAACATACAAATTccgctccccccccccccccccaacccccatcCCACCCCTGCCCCCCTGTGCAACCTTCAGAACATTTAAGAGTTTCAATTGCAGGCCAACCAACTATATAATCCATTCCCCTGGTTGACCACCAAGAGTATCTGCCTGGGTTGCAGATCAGTTAACCTTTCCTAACTCAACTGGGTATAACTTTTTAGATACCAGTTTCCCCCAACACTCTTTGGGAGGTTGGTGGAGAGGATAGGAAATCCCCAGTGGTTAGAATTCAGTGTGAAGACAGGTTTATGGTATGAGCAAACATATCAAGCAGGCGTGAGACGTGAAAACAAACTAGTAGCCCAAAAATCCACCATAGTAAAATGTAACATCTGGCTggacaaaaatagaagaaaagagaataggaGAGGAGGCGACATTTGATTGAGAATCCCACAAAAAACGCAGACCATTTTTCCCACAATGAACACCAAGAAAAAACTAATCACCAACATCAAACATTTTGCAATCAATAGACACCATTATTCATTTATCTTGGAATAAATTAACATAACTTACAATCGATTTGGAAAAAACTACTTGAGCAATACAGAAAAAATGAAGCGAAGTTACATAAATACTGACAGTTAACTATGATCAATCAACCCCTAACCAATCGAATCAAAGCACAAATTACACCAAACATATCACCCTCGAGCATAGCCTTGACCAATCTTTGTTTTCCAGGGGTGTATGGAGGGTATCTTGCTGGTGCATCGCCACCAAAACTTCGGTGCAGAACTGCCTTCTTGTGGCTAAAAgcttcaaatgagaactttccgTGGTAAGAACCGGTACCACTTTCTCCGACTCCTCCAAAAGGTAAAGAGGGATTTGCAAGCTGCACCATCAGAATCAAAATACATTAAAGGATTCCCATACCTACTCAAAATACATGTAAACATGCATGTTGTTTGAAAGCTAAATTATTGAAATGCCTTCGAAACAGCTTGTCCAAAACATGTGTATGGGTAAAGGTGAGGGATAAGACAAATGATACTCACAGTTGaatacaaggaaaaaaataatacaaaaatctATACTAATTCATGGAAAATGATTCAAGGAAAAATATATTGCATCATAGGCTCATAGCGGTTGGCATCATAAATGTTAATTAATCAGATCATCATTCCCATGTCCAAACTGCAATTATTTTGGCATACCACTGGTGTTTTGAAATCCCATATATGTATAAATGTTATTATGAATATAATGTTCTATGTGCAGTTCTAGTATACTCACATGGAGAATTGTGTCATTGATGAGCATCCCTCCTGCAGAGATTTTTCCCACAAACTCTTCCTCGAGCTTTTTATCATTGCTGAAGAGATATGCAGCAAGAGGCTTTGATTTCGAGTTAATTACATCAAAGCTATTTTCCAACTTGTCAACCTTTTCCAGAAcagattagaaagaaaaaaaatcattgttgtTATCTAGTGCTTAATATATATGACGTACAAATGATAACAGTTTTATCTTATCATCTTTCTAGATAAATGGAATAAATATTATGAATTAGAGAGAGTACCGTGATAATGGGAAGTAACGGCCCGAAAATTTCTTCATTCATGATCTTAGAGTCTTGCGGAGCATCCAATAACATGGTGGGTGCGATATATCTGCAAGCCGTAAAAAGAAGTATTGATGGTCATAATTGTTTGTCCCCTACATTAGCTAGCAAACCCAGAAGGGTAAGGATGATAACAGTGGTAATAACAACACCGATAACTAATATTGGTGACAGCGAACTCACAATCGTTTCTCATCCCGTTGACCTCCGTGGATTATCTTACTGGATACCTTATCCTCATCCAAGAGATTTGACAAGCGTGCAAAATGGTTGGAATTCACAATGCGGGACATATCTTTTGACTGCAGTGGATCCTTCCCAAAAAAATTCTCCAATGTATCCTTTAGAGCATCAATCTGACGAAAAAAGAAACAACATCAATGGAAGAATCCTGGAGAGAGACATTATTCGCACAATTGACAACACAGAAAGCGCAAGAATTTCTACCAATGTAGGAGCAAAAGTTTTTGTGGTTATAATGTAATCTGGAGACACGCATGTTTGTCCACTATTGCTTCCCCACTTTCCTGCAACTATCCTTCTAGCCGCAACCTTCAAATCTCATGGCGAATTCAAAATCAGCATAGCAAAAATCACAGTGACCATAGTTAGCAGTAAAATGAAATGACTGGCCTATTGGCAATATACCACGAGTAGTATAGTTAAAGGCAAGTATTATACCTTCAAGTTGATGTTTGAATCAACAACTAATGGACATTTTCCTCCAAGCTCCAAAACCACAGGTGTGAGGTTCTTTGCAGCAGCAGCCATAATAACACGTGCCACTTTTCCATTACCTGCTTATTTGATGATTTGTTACTTGATCATGATAATGCCCAGGCAAAAAACAAACCAACTATAATAAACCCAACATCCAACCAACTACTTGACATGATTAGTAAAAGCATCCTAgcattgttattttatttttagatatttttctTAGCAGATTAGAGTAGTTAGAAGAACATGGTGCAGTCGAAAATGACCCAGAGAGAAGTGAGAAAAGATAGAGATGGCTACAAATTAACAAGAAATGTGAGTCTAAATAGAGTTGAATAAGAaacaggattcatgtagccCAGCCCATTTAGTTGGAAGGCTCAGTTGGGATTTATTAGTCTGATAGAATGAGTCTGTGACTGTATCAATTCTCACAATGGCCACATCTTGCTCCTTATTTCTTTGGTGGCATTACTATAATAAGGCCCTGTTCAATAACACTCCTGATTCTTGATTCCACTGGTAATAAAGTGGGAATGGAATTCGGTTTGAGTAAAACTTGTGCACCTCTGTGCACAGTTGATGGGATGCATTATGATGAAACAGCTTATGAAGCTGCAGTTCAGATCATATTCAATGTATTGCTTATTGAATCTCATCAGTCAGCAGCTTTGAAGTGGTTGACTGTTTGCTTGCTTCCCTTTCTTTGCATCTTCCTTGGCAATAACTAATTCCATTTGGAGGGTGAAAATTAAATTCAAAGCTTTTGATCCTTGCAACAGGTGGACCTTGTAGCTTTTATTTCCTCATCTCTTCCCCAACAGTTAAGGTAGTTTACCACTGATTTATTTTTTCCCATactgtttttctttctcctatttATTTGTCTGGGTAATAGAGAGGGAGCAGGGAAATGATAATCCCCCCTGTATTAATATGTATTCACAACTGCATATAAGCTGGCTGATGGATAGTGAGGATGATGGCAATGATTAATGGCAATTTGGTAAATATTGGGAAggtgtaaaattggagaaagGTATTTATTTTATACAATGGCATTTTTGTAATAATTAGGTGTAGAAAAATAATTGATTCTGTCAGGTGCATACCAAAATCTGATTCTCATATATTTCTGTTACAGGATCGATACCAGAACACTGTTACCAAATCCTACTCCCAAAAATCATGGAGTCAGGAAAAATCAATTCCACCTGGAATCAGTGGGATGGTTATCAAACAGGGCCTAAGACGCATGCCGTTGTGCACCTCTGCGTGCTTATGGACCTTTTGGGGTTTTGCCGCTATATttgaaacaaacaaaatatGAGCTTTGTTCACTGGACCATTTTATCCCTAGGGGCCCACTTAGGTTGAGAAAATATGCCCACTGTTTTGCAAGTTGGTTACGCTACTAGAAAGAATAGTCTTTGTTATTTTGTGTAATAGTTACAAGCTATAACACTAAGGCTTTGTTAATTTTCGATAATGATTATGTATTTGTTGCTGAATGGGCCATTGCTTACTGCTAAGAGCAATGTACAGATTTTTGTTTAGTTGCATATCACTTATGTTGGTGCATTCCTCTCATGCACTAGGAAGCTTTGGCACCTTCCACTGTGCCTCTTCCATTAATTACTCTACTTACACCTATACTAGACTCCTACAAAGCTTAAATTTTCTAATTGTATGGCTTTATAAAACAAATTTCTCCTTTCCATAATTTAACCAAATAAGATGAACAATCATACCAAGGAATAAATAGGAGAACCAAATATTTACAGTATTTATTTGAATATAACTATGGTCATTTTATGTTGAATATGATTTTCAACCAGCAAAGCTTGAAGGTTCTATGGATATAAGTTTGACTTTCTGCTCCCTGAAATGATATTTAGTCCAGGGAAATCAAAATGGAAATACCAAACCaccatgtaatttttccatctGTAGCCATTTTATATGAAAGGATATCCTAAAGAAGTAAAAGTTAGTGAATGGATACAAACCTGTATAGAATATTTTATCCCACTTCTGCTCCAGCAAGGCAGTTGTTTCATCAACAGCACCCTCAACAACTCTAATGGCCGATCTGTCTACATACTCTTCCACGTACTTCGCGAAAAATGAGGATGTTGCTGGAGCAACTTCTGATGGTTTTAAGACCACAGCATTGCCAGCCGCAATAGCACCTATGACTGGATCAATAGATAACACTGgaagggaaaataaataaaatttcgtCAGATAAAAGGACAACATGATTTTAGAAGCATATTATACTTCAAAAGGACTATTTGTTCGCAAAAACAAGGAAGCCTTCCATCAAACAAAATACTAcaggaacaaaaaaaagaaaaaaatgtgggaCAGTCTTCATATATTCAAATAGAACATTAAATCGGAAACAATGGGTGTAAATCTTTGtattcaggaaaaaaaagaaaaaagaaaaaaagaatacacTGTCTCATACTTTTCACCATGACTCATGGATCAGTCAATTTTACACTTAAGTTTTAATGGAAGAGAACAAGGAAACTGTTAAGGGGGGAAAAGAAACCTTGGATGCACTCTATTGGCCATGCACATGTGTCCTAAAAGTTGGCATCAAGAGGACCAAACGTGTGTACTATTGACAAAAGGTAGAAGTGGCTAAAGCGTGAGGAGAAAACAGCAGGTTTGAGCCCAAGGTCGTCATCTTATCCAGCCCCTTAAAACATCCACCATGTATTGAAATGCATTCTTCTACTTCAACCAGGGTCATTCATAAGGCCACTACACTTGGGCTGACTTTACACTTGTCTTGGAATGCAAGGAGAGGGAATGGGCATAATTTTTACGAGGTGAAGAAAAATTCACTTAAAGTGCTAGATG
This Macadamia integrifolia cultivar HAES 741 chromosome 10, SCU_Mint_v3, whole genome shotgun sequence DNA region includes the following protein-coding sequences:
- the LOC122090817 gene encoding aldehyde dehydrogenase; translation: MAGEKEHKKGRFDNDAAASLVKELRKTFASGKTKSYEWRVAQLKGIAKLVSEKENELVEALYKDLSKPETEAHVTEISMIKSACTHALKDLKQWMKPEKVKSSILTFPSSAEIVSEPLGVVLVISPWNYPLLLSIDPVIGAIAAGNAVVLKPSEVAPATSSFFAKYVEEYVDRSAIRVVEGAVDETTALLEQKWDKIFYTGNGKVARVIMAAAAKNLTPVVLELGGKCPLVVDSNINLKVAARRIVAGKWGSNSGQTCVSPDYIITTKTFAPTLIDALKDTLENFFGKDPLQSKDMSRIVNSNHFARLSNLLDEDKVSSKIIHGGQRDEKRLYIAPTMLLDAPQDSKIMNEEIFGPLLPIITVDKLENSFDVINSKSKPLAAYLFSNDKKLEEEFVGKISAGGMLINDTILHLANPSLPFGGVGESGTGSYHGKFSFEAFSHKKAVLHRSFGGDAPARYPPYTPGKQRLVKAMLEGDMFGVICALIRLVRG